Proteins encoded by one window of Lathyrus oleraceus cultivar Zhongwan6 chromosome 1, CAAS_Psat_ZW6_1.0, whole genome shotgun sequence:
- the LOC127115760 gene encoding uncharacterized protein LOC127115760, whose translation MAAKGFSRILVMFLFVSVLASLPPPPPPPDPFGSAPHQYMFPVANNPNRNLKKSPPKSVVAGVVLFVISVSVGVLVRVCLRSSSSPPAAGTVVGVTVPLQQLRSME comes from the exons ATGGCAGCGAAAGGTTTTTCGAGAATATTGGTCATGTTCTTGTTTGTTTCAGTTCTCGCTAGTCTCCCACCTCCACCTCCACCACCAG aCCCTTTCGGTTCTGCACCTCATCAATATATGTTTCCGGTGGCAAACAATCCTAACCGGAACCTTAAGAAATCTCCTCCAAAGTCAGTAGTGGCTGGAGTGGTACTTTTTGTTATATCTGTTTCTGTTGGAGTGCTTGTCCGTGTCTGTTTAAGATCATCATCATCACCACCTGCTGCTGGGACAGTGGTTGGAGTTACAGTGCCACTGCAACAACTCCGATCAATGGAGTAA